A window of the Lolium perenne isolate Kyuss_39 chromosome 7, Kyuss_2.0, whole genome shotgun sequence genome harbors these coding sequences:
- the LOC127314705 gene encoding uncharacterized protein, translated as MATPTRRPARGAAIGSSAAPPLSARRVSLSNAGGGIFSQPRPSNSHLPPARLAPAALVSRGGGRARRACSCSPTTHPGSFRCALHRGSAGGGLQLHDPRRSAMANSLVRIASVEGGDHIRRALASLVRPSSHHQRRRTAFRALPSRLSAVSTTSASPSPPQ; from the coding sequence ATGGCCACGCCGACCCGGCGGCCGGCGCGCGGCGCCGCCATAGGGtcctccgccgcgccgccgctctcCGCCCGCCGGGTCTCGCTCTCCAACGCCGGCGGCGGCATCttctcgcagccacgccccagcaACAGCCACCTGCCACCCGCCCGCCTCGCGCCGGCGGCCCTGGTTTCccgcggcggcggccgggcgaGAAGGGCCTGCTCGTGCTCGCCGACGACGCATCCGGGCTCGTTCCGCTGCGCGCTCCACAGGGGCAGCGCCGGCGGCGGGCTACAGCTGCACGACCCGAGGCGCTCCGCGATGGCCAACTCGCTGGTGCGCATCGCGTCGGTGGAGGGCGGAGACCACATCAGGCGCGCGCTGGCTTCCCTCGTCCGCCCGTCCTCGCACCACCAGCGCCGCCGCACCGCCTTCCGCGCCCTGCCCAGCCGCCTGTCCGCAGTGTCCACCACTAGCGCCTCCCCATCGCCACCGCAATGA